The Paenibacillus sp. RC334 nucleotide sequence CCGTAATCTTGCGATAGAACCTTTTCTCCGATGCACGGATGTCGCGAATACGCTGGAGCAATTCATCGAAGTAGTCTTGTCCAAAGTGACGCATATCTTTCAAACGCTCATCGTCCATTGTAAAGCCTTTGACAAGGTACTCATTAAGCCGCTCGGTTGCCCACCGCCTGAACTGCGTGCCTCTGTGCGAGCGGACACGATACCCGACAGCAATAATCATTTCAAGATTGTAATGCTTGACCTTGCGTTTTATTTCTCTTGAACCTTCAATTTGAACTTGTAAGTATTCCTTACAAGTTGCATCAAAAGCTAGTTCATTTTCTCCATAGATGTGTTTAATGTGAAGCGTAATGTTTTGAGACGTAGTCTGATATAACTCTGCAATTGCCTTCTGAGTCATCCAAACGTTGCCGTTCTCCAGTTTCACGTCTATTTTGGTATTCCCATCTTCTGTCTGGTATATTAAGATATCTGTACGATTGTCCAATTTCTCAACTCCCACTCCTCCCCAACTAACGCTTACGGAATCATACGTTCTTATTTTATCATATTCGAAGTAAACACATTGACAATAAAGTCTCCTATTTTACAATCCTCGCCCTTTTTTTATCTATATTTAACATATGTCACAGCCATTTAAAGCTTTTTCACTCCAATTTACTTAACGAAGTTTCCAATCTCAGCACTAAGAATCGGTGGTTCAAACGGTTCAAACCGCTTAATGAAACCGTTTGATCCAGTAGACCATTTTTGTAATACGTATATTTGGCATCTGGAGATGAAGACTCTGTTCCCGCTGACGTTAACCGATTAAGGTCATCAAAGGTATAAGAGATTTCGCTGCCAAATGGCTCCCTCAGCTTAGTTCGATTTCCAATTAGTCATACTACTTGTTTACTTACCTGATTTTTCTCATCAGTTATTTTAATAACCTGTCCCAGTTCGTTAAATTCTCTTCACTTTTGGTTATATTTCGCCTCACCTTTGGCATTAGCAACGGAAGCACGACGATCCATCACATCATAATTGTAGGAAGTGCTATTTTATTGCCATCCTATGCTGTTACGTTATTGCCGCTAATCTTGTCGCAGCTATGTTTGCCCAATAATTGTATTTTTTAGAAATAAAATATATTTTATGCATTTTTAAAAAAACAAAAGCCTTCCCGACCAGCCTTCACTTTTGAAGGATCATCGAGAAGACTTTGCACCCCGCAAGGAACAAGAGGTCAGATTTTTAATTCGCCAAGCCTGATTAATTCCACGACCGCCTGTGAACGACCTTTTACGTTCAGTTTCTGCATTACGTTGGAAATATGGTTACGCACCGTCTTCTCACTAATAAATAGTTGTCCGGCGATGTCACGTGTTGTTTTGTCCTGCACAAGCAGTTCAAATACTTCACGTTCACGGTGAGTTAACAAAAACTTGTTTTTGTGGTCGTTACCCTTCGTCAATTTCACCCCTCCTTGCTCGGGTTTTGTGTGGTGTAACAAGGTTAAGGGATACAGTCAACACATTTTATGTCACGTGCTTAGGTATGGTTCAATATGCGGATAAAAATGGGCCTAGGCACTTATTTTCAGCCTTTGCAGAATCGTTAGACTCTGCGTCTAATTTTATGTATTGACAGGCATATGGGGCAGCCTTATGATAAGAAAAACCGCGACTGATAATCATTATCAAAATAATGATACATATAGATATCGCGCAACAGACTATTGTTCATGGCCGCTTGGCCAGAAAGGGTGTTCATTAATTATGAAATTACGTTACGCTGTACCGGCCGGAGTGCTGGTTTCTTCTATTCTGTTCGCAGGTTGCGGCCAAACCGGAACTGCTACTCAGCAGCCTGCTGCAACGACCAAAGATGTGGGAGCAACTACACAGTCAACGACTCCTGCGGCCTCTGCCCCCAATTTTGATCAAGCGGTGGCCGCTTACCGTGCCTATGCCATAGAGCAATGCGATACGTTTGTGAAAAAGACAGAAGAATTCACGAACGCGGTCAAAGCTGGCGAGCTGGACAAAGCCAAGGCGCTGTATGCTCCTGCACGTATGTACTATGAACGGATTGAACCGATTGCAGAAGCGCTGGGCGATCTTGACCCGAATATTGATGCGCGTGACGGTGATGTAGATGCAGCAGATTGGCGCGGTTTCCACCGGATTGAAAAGACATTATGGGAAGAAAACACCACCAAAGGGTTGGACGAGTTTTCCGACCGCCTGTTGAGTGATGCAAAGCTGCTGCGTGCCAAGGTGGAGACGGTCAACATTGACGCCAGTCTGATGGTAACGGGTGCAGTCGAGCTGCTGAACGAAGTATCCACCTCCAAGGTGACGGGTGAAGAGGAACGGTATTCCCATACGGATTTGTAC carries:
- the efeO gene encoding iron uptake system protein EfeO encodes the protein MKLRYAVPAGVLVSSILFAGCGQTGTATQQPAATTKDVGATTQSTTPAASAPNFDQAVAAYRAYAIEQCDTFVKKTEEFTNAVKAGELDKAKALYAPARMYYERIEPIAEALGDLDPNIDARDGDVDAADWRGFHRIEKTLWEENTTKGLDEFSDRLLSDAKLLRAKVETVNIDASLMVTGAVELLNEVSTSKVTGEEERYSHTDLYDFAANVEGAQKIYEILKTDLNQKDAALETQIGERFEALQKELAPFKKGEGYVSYTKLKPEEIKKLSQNLDALAEPLSQMGKLLGV
- a CDS encoding LuxR C-terminal-related transcriptional regulator is translated as MKLTKGNDHKNKFLLTHREREVFELLVQDKTTRDIAGQLFISEKTVRNHISNVMQKLNVKGRSQAVVELIRLGELKI